A window of Hippoglossus stenolepis isolate QCI-W04-F060 chromosome 16, HSTE1.2, whole genome shotgun sequence contains these coding sequences:
- the LOC118123993 gene encoding LOW QUALITY PROTEIN: myosin-16 (The sequence of the model RefSeq protein was modified relative to this genomic sequence to represent the inferred CDS: inserted 1 base in 1 codon): MPAAYKGECGDNVDPMPFLVPVEKERLDAMNTPYDIKRSCWIKDEKEAFIAGQIQSEDGDKVTIKTRKNTTVTVKMDDVQQMNPPKFYQASDMANLTVLNEASVLENLRSRYVSMRIYTYSGLFCVTINPYRWLPIYGAKVAQMYKGKKRNEVPPHLFSVSDNAYHDMMMEHENQSMLITGESGAGKTENTKKVIQYFANVGASGSKASDSKASVSGSLEDQIIQANPVLEAFGNAKTIRNNNSSRFGKFIRIHFGSTAKLAGADIETYLLEKSRVISQQATERGYHIFYQLLSGKKPELIEALLLSPDPKQYVWVCQGVTVVDNMDDGEELLLTDEAFDVLGFTPEEKKSVYKLTGGIMHFGNMKFKQKPREEQADVDSTEVADKVAHLMAISSGDLQKGITRPRVKVGNEFVTKGQNQDQCVYSIGALAKTIYDRMFKWMVTRINKTLDTRMPRQYFIGVLDIAGFEIFEFNSFEQLCINFTNEKLQQFFNHHMFVLEQEEYKKEGIDWVFIDFGLDLQACIDLLERPMGIFSILEEQCVFPKATDATLKAALYENHLGKSSNFLKPKGGKKGAEAHFELVHYAGTVGYNIAGWLEKNKDPLNETVVGLFQKSSMPLLALIFKEEEASAGTKKQKKGSSFQTVSHFYREQLNKLMSTLRSTAPHFVRCIVPNEFKKSGVTDNHLILHQLACNGVLEGIRICRKGFPNRLQYPEFKQRYYILNPNVIPKGFVDNKKASELLLSSVGLDNMEYRIGHTKVFFRAGVLAKLEDMRDERLAKIITMLQAQLRGNLMRIEFKKMVDRRIALMAIQRNVRKFLQLRYWGWWKLYTKVKPLLMVARQEDIFKAKEEELRVAVEKVKELEGKVKVLEGKAVTLLQEKNNLALALAAEQDTLGDAEERCTQLMHQKVQLEESVQDLHERLEEEEGNAASLHGQRRQLEGELMELKRDLESLEAILAKTEKEKQGLDFRVRTLTGDLSQRDDQVSKLQKEKRALEELQQKTLEDLQTEEDRVNHLTKTNNKLNTQVNELEDSWEQEKRIRAEVEKARRKAEGDLKMTLENLNEMENAKLDLEEVIKKRDFEINNMNSKLEDEQALCSMLSRKLKEHQGRIEELEEELEAERAMRAKVEKQRAELSRDLEELSDRLEEAGGATVAQIEQNRKRETDVLKLRRELEEAALQSEATASAMRKKHSDAMAELGEQLENLTRLRVKLEKDKQSMKAEIEDLNVTMEATQKAKMNSEAHAHKLEDNLAEANARLAEMERTHTELNTAKIHLTVENNDLSRELEDVQSKLTQSTRLKASLTLQNDELKRQVDEENKGRNTAVMXLANARHDLSLLKEQLEEESEARGEMQRLVSKLNADVTSWRSKYETDAIHRTEELEETKRKLAVRLQEAEEAAEAAQARAASLEKVKQRLLGEVEDLTIDLEKSNAAAAALDKKQRVFDKLVAEWSQKNEELQLELDSSQKESRSYMTELYKLKTAYEESQDLIDNVRKENKILSEEIKELVDQLGEGGRSVHELQKAKKKLEVEREEMQLAMEEAEASLEVEEGRLVRVQLELAQVKADIDRRIHEKEEEFEVTRKNHARQVESLQASLEAEAKGRAEALRMKKKMEGDLNEMEIQLEHANRNNAELVKTLKKLQQQIKDLLVQIDEDARHHEELREKYSLQERRLCLIQGEMEELRGGLEASERARKLIEQELVDTTERFSEINMQNQSLTILKRKLEAELTRLCSENEELISEFRAADDRAKKAVTDATRLCEELRQEQDRSSHLEKIKKNQEQNLRDLSLKLEEAEQQALKAGKRTIQKLETRIKEVENEMDQEQKRHLETVKNLRKGERRLKELIFQTEEDHKTNQRMQELVEKLQNKLKSYKRQIEDAEEQANSSLSKYKKTVHELDDAEERADMAEMSLNKIRTRNRASATKGFTSVEIVQVTKPSSGGQDG, encoded by the exons aTGCCGGCTGCGTATAAAGGGGAGTGCGGGGACAATGTGGACCCCATGCCGTTCCTGGTTCCCGTAGAGAAGGAGCGGCTGGATGCTATGAATACCCCATACGACATCAAGCGCTCCTGCTGGATCAAAGATGAGAAGGAGGCTTTCATCGCTGGGCAGATTCAGTCAGAAGATGGGGACAAAGTCACCATCAAGACGAGGAAGAACACT ACGGTGACTGTGAAGATGGATGATGTTCAGCAGATGAACCCTCCTAAGTTCTACCAAGCCAGCGACATGGCCAACCTCACGGTCCTCAACGAGGCCAGCGTCTTGGAAAACCTGCGCAGCCGCTACGTCAGCATGAGGATCTAT ACGTACTCCGGCCTCTTCTGCGTGACCATCAACCCGTACAGATGGCTGCCCATCTACGGCGCTAAAGTGGCCCAGATGTACAAGGGGAAGAAACGCAACGAAGttcctcctcacctcttctCCGTCTCCGACAACGCTTACCACGACATGATGATGG AGCATGAGAACCAGTCTATGCTGATCAC TGGAGAATCTGGTGCCGGCAAGACTGAGAACACGAAGAAGGTCATCCAGTACTTTGCCAATGTTGGAGCCTCTGGGAGCAAAGCCTCAGACTCCAAggcaagtgtgtct GGCTCTTTGGAGGACCAGATCATTCAGGCTAACCCGGTGCTGGAGGCATTTGGCAACGCCAAGACCATCCGTAACAACAACTCCTCACGCTTt GGAAAGTTCATTCGTATCCACTTTGGGTCGACAGCTAAGCTGGCTGGTGCCGATATTGAGACTT ATCTGTTGGAGAAATCTAGAGTGATTTCCCAGCAGGCCACTGAGAGAGGATACCACATCTTCTACCAGCTCCTTTCTGGAAAGAAGCCTGAACTCATTG AGGCTCTGCTGCTGAGCCCAGACCCCAAAcagtatgtgtgggtgtgtcaggGCGTCACTGTGGTGGACAACATGGATGAcggagaggagctgctgctcactgat GAGGCGTTTGATGTCCTGGGCTTCACTCccgaggagaagaagagcgTGTACAAGCTGACTGGAGGCATCATGCACTTCGGCAACATGAAGTTCAAACAGAAGCCCAGAGAGGAACAGGCTGATGTGGATTCCACTGAGG TGGCCGACAAAGTCGCTCACCTCATGGCCATCAGCTCTGGGGATCTGCAGAAGGGCATAACGCGTCCCAGGGTGAAGGTCGGCAATGAGTTTGTGACCAAAG GTCAGAACCAGGACCAGTGTGTGTACTCCATCGGTGCTCTGGCAAAAACCATCTATGACCGCATGTTCAAGTGGATGGTGACGCGCATCAACAAGACGCTGGACACCAGGATGCCGCGGCAGTACTTCATAGGAGTGCTGGACATCGCTGGCTTCGAGATCTTTGAG TTCAACAGCTTTGAGCAGCTGTGCATCAACTTCACCaacgagaagctgcagcagttcTTCAACCACCACATGTTTGTGCTGGAGCAAGAGGAGTACAAGAAGGAGGGCATCGACTGGGTCTTCATCGACTTCGGCCTGGACCTGCAGGCCTGCATCGACCTGCTGGAAAGG CCTATGGGTATTTtctccatcctggaggagcagtgtgtgtttccaaAGGCGACAGATGCGACCTTAAAAGCAGCTTTGTACGAAAACCACCTGGGCAAGTCGTCCAACTTCCTCAAGCCGAAGGGGGGGAAGAAAGGAGCCGAGGCCCACTTTGAGCTGGTGCACTACGCCGGCACT GTTGGTTACAACATCGCTGGCTGGCTGGAGAAGAACAAAGACCCCCTGAATGAGACGGTGGTGGGACTCTTTCAGAAGTCCTCCATGCCCCTGCTGGCTCTGATCTTCAAAGAGGAGGAGGCCTCTGCAGGAACCAAGAAGCAGAAGAAGGGCTCTTCCTTCCAAACTGTCTCCCACTTCTACAGG GAACAACTGAATAAGCTGATGAGCACCCTGCGAAGCACTGCTCCGCACTTTGTCCGCTGCATCGTGCCCAATGAGTTCAAGAAGTCAG GTGTGACAGACAACCATCTGATCCTGCACCAGTTAGCCTGTAACGGCGTATTAGAGGGCATCCGTATCTGCAGGAAAGGATTCCCCAACAGACTACAGTACCCAGAATTCAAGCAAAG GTACTATATCCTCAACCCCAACGTCATCCCCAAGGGATTCGTCGACAACAAGAAGGCCTCGgagctcctcctcagctctgttGGCCTGGATAATATGGAGTATCGCATCGGCCACACCAAG gTGTTTTTCCGTGCAGGCGTCCTGGCAAAGCTGGAGGACATGCGTGACGAGCGGCTGGCGAAGATCATAACCATGCTGCAGGCTCAGCTGAGAGGAAATCTGATGAGGATTGAGTTTAAGAAGATGGTAGACAgacg AATTGCTCTAATGGCCATCCAGCGCAACGTGAGGAAGTTCCTTCAGTTGCGTTACTGGGGCTGGTGGAAACTCTACACTAAG GTGAAGCCCCTGCTGATGGTCGCTCGTCAGGAGGACATCTTCAAGGCcaaggaggaggagctgagggtgGCGGTGGAGAAGGTCAAGGAGCTGGAGGGAAAGGTTAAAGTTCTCGAGGGGAAGGCGGTCACTCTGTTGCAGGAGAAGAACAACCTGGCCCTGGCGCTGGCTGCA GAGCAGGACACGCTGGGTGATGCTGAGGAACGCTGTACACAGCTGATGCACCAAAAGGTCCAGCTGGAGGAGTCAGTGCAG GATCTGCATGAGCgcctggaggaagaggagggcaaCGCAGCCTCCCTCCACGGCCAGAGGAGGCAGCTGGAGGGGGAATTGATGGAGCTGAAGAGAGACCTGGAGTCTCTGGAGGCCATACTGGCCAAGActgagaaggagaaacag GGTCTGGACTTCAGGGTGCGGACTCTGACAGGGGACCTGAGCCAGAGGGACGACCAAGTCAGTAAGctccagaaagaaaagagagctCTGGAGGAACTGcaacag AAAACTCTGGAGGATCTGCAAACAGAAGAAGACAGAGTGAACCATCTAACCAAGACTAACAACAAGCTCAACACCCAAGTGAACGAG ctggagGACAGCTGGGAGCAGGAAAAGAGGATCAGGGCAGAGGTGGAGAAAGCGAGGAGGAAGGCAGAGGGAGATCTGAAGATGACGTTGGAGAACCTGAATGAGATGGAGAACGCAAAACTCGATCTGGAGGAGGTCATCAAGAA gAGAGACTTTGAGATCAACAACATGAACTCCAAGCTGGAGGATGAACAAGCTCTCTGCTCCATGCTCAGTCGCAAGCTCAAAGAGCACCAG ggCCGCatcgaggagctggaggaggagctggaagcTGAACGGGCTATGAGAGCCAAG GTTGAGAAGCAGAGGGCAGAGCTGTCACGAGATCTAGAGGAGCTCAGTGATAGgctggaggaggcgggaggagccACCGTCGCCCAG ATTGAGCAGAACAGGAAGCGGGAGACGGACGTGCTGAAGCTGAGgcgggagctggaggaggcggCGCTGCAGTCAGAGGCCACGGCGTCGGCGATGAGGAAGAAGCACTCGGACGCGATGGCAGAGCTGGGCGAGCAGCTGGAGAACCTGACCAGGCTCAGGGTCAAACTGGAGAAGGACAAACAGAGCATGAAGGCTGAGATCGAAGACCTCAACGTCACCATGGAGGCCACTCAGAAAGCAAAA atgaaCTCTGAGGCCCACGCTCATAAGCTGGAGGACAACCTGGCAGAGGCAAACGCTCGCCTGGCGGAGATGGAGCGAACTCACACTGAGCTCAACACTGCCAAAATCCATCTGACTG tggagAATAATGATCTGAGTCGGGAGTTGGAAGACGTGCAGAGTAAACTGACGCAGTCGACCAGGCTGAAGGCCTCGCTCACCCTGCAGAACGATGAGCTGAAGCGACAGGTGGACGAGGAGAACAAG GGTCGCAACACAGCGGTGA GCCTCGCCAACGCCCGCCATGACCTCTCCCTGctgaaggagcagctggaggaggagtcGGAGGCCCGCGGGGAGATGCAGCGTCTCGTGTCCAAGCTCAACGCTGACGTCACCTCCTGGAGGAGCAAGTATGAGACGGACGCCATCCACCGCaccgaggagctggaggagaccaA GCGCAAACTCGCCGTGCGTCTCCAGGAGGccgaggaggcagcagaggcgGCACAAGCCAGAGCCGCCAGCCTGGAGAAGGTCAAGCAGAGGCTGCTTGGGGAGGTGGAGGACCTCACCATAGACCTGGagaag TccaacgcagcagcagcagctctggatAAGAAGCAGCGGGTCTTCGACAAACTGGTGGCCGAGTGGAGCCAGAAGAACGAGGAGCTGCAACTGGAGCTGGACAGCAGCCAGAAGGAGAGTCGCTCCTACATGACGGAGCTCTACAAGCTGAAGACGGCCTACGAGGAGAGCCAGGATCTGATAGACAACGTCCGCAAGGAGAACAAGATCCTCTCAG AGGAGATCAAGGAGCTGGTCGACCAGCTTGGTGAAGGAGGCCGCAGCGTCCACGAGCTGCAGAAAGCCAAGAAGAAactggaggtggagagggaggagatgcaGCTGGCTATGGAGGAAGCAGAAGCTTCATTAGAG gtggaGGAAGGTAGGCTGGTGCGTGTGCAGCTGGAGTTGGCTCAAGTCAAGGCTGACATCGACCGCAGAATCCacgagaaggaggaggagttcGAAGTCACCAG AAAGAACCATGCTCGTCAAGTGGAGTCGCTGCAGGCCAGTCTGGAGGCGGAGGCCAAAGGTCGTGCCGAGGCTCTgagaatgaagaagaagatggagggagactTGAATGAGATGGAGATTCAGCTGGAGCATGCAAACAGGAACAACGCTGAGCTGGTCAAAACCCtcaagaagctgcagcagcagatcaaa GACCTGCTGGTGCAGATAGATGAGGACGCCCGGCACCATGAGGAGCTGCGGGAGAAGTACAGCCTCCAGGAGCGGCGTCTGTGTCTCATTcagggggagatggaggagctgagaggaggccTGGAGGCGTCCGAGAGGGCCCGCAAACTAATAGAGCAGGAGCTGGTGGACACCACGGAGAGGTTCAGTGAGATCAACATGCAG AACCAAAGTCTGACGATCCTGAAACGGAAACTGGAGGCCGAACTCACCCGGCTGTGCAGTGAGAACGAGGAGCTGATCTCAGAGTTCCGAGCTGCTGATGACAGAGCCAAGAAGGCCGTGACTGAC GCAACACGACTGTGTGAGGAGCTTCGGCAGGAGCAGGATCGAAGCTCCCACCTGGAGAAGATCAAGAAGAACCAGGAGCAGAACCTCAGAGACCTCTCActgaagctggaggaggctgAGCAGCAGGCGCTGAAGGCCGGAAAACGCACCATCCAGAAACTGGAAACCAGG ATCAAGGAGGTGGAGAATGAGATGGACCAGGAGCAGAAACGCCACCTGGAGACGGTGAAAAACCTCCGTAAGGGAGAGCGTCGACTCAAGGAGCTGATCTTCCAGACGGAGGAGGACCACAAGACCAACCAGCGCatgcaggagctggtggagaaacTCCAGAACAAGCTCAAGTCCTACAAGCGGCAGATCGAGGACGCT gaggaaCAGGCCAACAGCAGCTTGTCTAAGTACAAGAAGACGGTCCACGAGCTGGACGACGCAGAGGAGCGTGCAGACATGGCGGAGATGTCCCTGAACAAAATAAGGACCAGGAATCGAGCCTCGGCCACGAAGGGCTTCACCTCGgtggagattgtccaggtcacTAAGCCCAGCAGCGGAGGACAGGACGGCTaa
- the wipi2 gene encoding WD repeat domain phosphoinositide-interacting protein 2 isoform X1 has translation MNLASHSGDAGGSQLLFANFNQDNTSLAVGTKSGYKFFSLSSVDKLEQIYECPDTEDVCIVERLFSSSLVAIVSLKAPRKLKVCHFKKGTEICNYSYSNTILAVKLNRQRLIVCLEESLYIHNIRDMKVLHTIRETPPNPSGLCALSISNDNCYLAYPGSATIGEVQVFDTVNLRAANMIPAHDSPLAALAFDASGTKLATASEKGTVIRVFSIPEGQKLFEFRRGVKRCVSICSLAFSMEGLYLSASSNTETVHIFKLETQKEKYVPAEEPTTWGGYLGKVLMASTTYLPSQVTEMFTQGRAFATVRLPFCGHKNICALAVIQKIPRLLVAAADGYLYLYNLDPQEGGECTLMKQHRLDGSTEPSNEILDQGSHDRPLVAQTYSAAITKGYCEEQGAVGGAGLDDDLNDLRLDEENEQPPLILETD, from the exons ATGAACCTGGCCAGTCACAGCGGGGACGCTGGCGGCAGCCAGCTCCTCTTCGCCAACTTTAACCAGGACAACAC GTCCTTAGCTGTTGGCACCAAATCCGGATAcaagtttttctctctgtcctcagtggacaagctggagcagattTATGAATGTC cagacacagaggatgtgTGCATTGTGGAGCGTCTGTTCTCCAGCAGCCTGGTGGCCATCGTCAGCCTGAAGGCCCCCAGGAAGCTCAAAGTCTGTCACTTCAAGAAGGGAACCGAGATCTGCAACTACTCCTATTCCAACACCATACTGGCCGTCAAACTCAACAGACAG AGGCTGATCGTGTGTCTGGAGGAGTCACTGTACATTCACAACATCCGAGACATGAAAGTGTTGCACACCATCAGAGAGACTCCCCCCAACCCTTCAG GATTGTGTGCCCTGTCCATCAGCAATGATAACTGTTACCTTGCGTACCCAGGCAGTGCGACGATAGGAGAGGTTCAAGTGTTTGACACCGTCAACCTG cgAGCGGCTAATATGATTCCAGCCCACGACAGCCCGTTAGCTGCTCTGGCTTTCGATGCCAGTGGAACCAAGCTAGCCACAGCCTCAGAGAAG GGGACAGTGATTCGCGTCTTCTCAATCCCAGAGGGACAGAAGCTCTTTGAGTTTCGGCGAGGAGTCAAGAG GTGTGTGAGCATTTGCTCATTGGCGTTCAGTATGGAAGGCCTGTACCTGTCGGCCTCCAGCAACACAGAGACGGTCCACATCTTCAAATTAGAAACACAGAAGGAGAAGTATGT gcctgCGGAGGAGCCCACCACTTGGGGAGGGTATCTGGGCAAGGTCCTGATGGCATCCACCACCTACCTGCCTTCACAGGTCACAGAGATGTTCACCCAGGGGCGAGCGTTCGCCACCGTACGTCTGCCCTTCTGTGGACACAAGAACATCTGCGCCTTAGCTGT GATTCAGAAGATTCCCAGGTTGTTGGTTGCAGCAGCTGATGGTTATCTGTACCTGTACAACTTGGATCCACAAGAGGGAGGAGAATGTACACTCATGAAGCAGCATAG GTTAGACGGCAGTACTGAACCATCCAATGAGATCCTTGATCAAGGGTCACATGATCGCCCACTTGTGGCCCAAACTTACAGTGCTGCTATCACTAAAG GCTACTGTGAAGAGCAGGGCGCCGTGGGAGGGGCGGGCCTAGACGATGACCTCAACGACTTGCGCCTAGATGAGGAGAACGAGCAGCCGCCGCTCATCCTTgaaactgactga
- the wipi2 gene encoding WD repeat domain phosphoinositide-interacting protein 2 isoform X2 gives MNLASHSGDAGGSQLLFANFNQDNTSLAVGTKSGYKFFSLSSVDKLEQIYECPDTEDVCIVERLFSSSLVAIVSLKAPRKLKVCHFKKGTEICNYSYSNTILAVKLNRQRLIVCLEESLYIHNIRDMKVLHTIRETPPNPSGLCALSISNDNCYLAYPGSATIGEVQVFDTVNLRAANMIPAHDSPLAALAFDASGTKLATASEKGTVIRVFSIPEGQKLFEFRRGVKRCVSICSLAFSMEGLYLSASSNTETVHIFKLETQKEKPAEEPTTWGGYLGKVLMASTTYLPSQVTEMFTQGRAFATVRLPFCGHKNICALAVIQKIPRLLVAAADGYLYLYNLDPQEGGECTLMKQHRLDGSTEPSNEILDQGSHDRPLVAQTYSAAITKGYCEEQGAVGGAGLDDDLNDLRLDEENEQPPLILETD, from the exons ATGAACCTGGCCAGTCACAGCGGGGACGCTGGCGGCAGCCAGCTCCTCTTCGCCAACTTTAACCAGGACAACAC GTCCTTAGCTGTTGGCACCAAATCCGGATAcaagtttttctctctgtcctcagtggacaagctggagcagattTATGAATGTC cagacacagaggatgtgTGCATTGTGGAGCGTCTGTTCTCCAGCAGCCTGGTGGCCATCGTCAGCCTGAAGGCCCCCAGGAAGCTCAAAGTCTGTCACTTCAAGAAGGGAACCGAGATCTGCAACTACTCCTATTCCAACACCATACTGGCCGTCAAACTCAACAGACAG AGGCTGATCGTGTGTCTGGAGGAGTCACTGTACATTCACAACATCCGAGACATGAAAGTGTTGCACACCATCAGAGAGACTCCCCCCAACCCTTCAG GATTGTGTGCCCTGTCCATCAGCAATGATAACTGTTACCTTGCGTACCCAGGCAGTGCGACGATAGGAGAGGTTCAAGTGTTTGACACCGTCAACCTG cgAGCGGCTAATATGATTCCAGCCCACGACAGCCCGTTAGCTGCTCTGGCTTTCGATGCCAGTGGAACCAAGCTAGCCACAGCCTCAGAGAAG GGGACAGTGATTCGCGTCTTCTCAATCCCAGAGGGACAGAAGCTCTTTGAGTTTCGGCGAGGAGTCAAGAG GTGTGTGAGCATTTGCTCATTGGCGTTCAGTATGGAAGGCCTGTACCTGTCGGCCTCCAGCAACACAGAGACGGTCCACATCTTCAAATTAGAAACACAGAAGGAGAA gcctgCGGAGGAGCCCACCACTTGGGGAGGGTATCTGGGCAAGGTCCTGATGGCATCCACCACCTACCTGCCTTCACAGGTCACAGAGATGTTCACCCAGGGGCGAGCGTTCGCCACCGTACGTCTGCCCTTCTGTGGACACAAGAACATCTGCGCCTTAGCTGT GATTCAGAAGATTCCCAGGTTGTTGGTTGCAGCAGCTGATGGTTATCTGTACCTGTACAACTTGGATCCACAAGAGGGAGGAGAATGTACACTCATGAAGCAGCATAG GTTAGACGGCAGTACTGAACCATCCAATGAGATCCTTGATCAAGGGTCACATGATCGCCCACTTGTGGCCCAAACTTACAGTGCTGCTATCACTAAAG GCTACTGTGAAGAGCAGGGCGCCGTGGGAGGGGCGGGCCTAGACGATGACCTCAACGACTTGCGCCTAGATGAGGAGAACGAGCAGCCGCCGCTCATCCTTgaaactgactga